Genomic segment of Benincasa hispida cultivar B227 chromosome 1, ASM972705v1, whole genome shotgun sequence:
AAAGTATCTTCTgtatggtgaactctctataTGGCTTAGGTGGCAATGGAACCGAACTcttttaacgaaggtggccttcggtatttatagagcttcagggtgaagagctttttctctcaaatgattgcactgatgggatgtcattaattctttGTTTGATGTgccgattaattgtcaccgaaaagttgagtgtacttgctacagtgtgtcgttaacgacttgtcaactaaatttggattcgaccgtcatcagctttctgtcccatcgtgatttattaagctttcacaaacgtatatgatcgcatagccttgtggtcacaatctcttaatgcgctcagaCGTTGAATTCCTTAGATCGCAACTCTGCCTTGCTCCAACGCATTTTTCTAcacaaaatatgtaaattagctgctttaatgcaatggacgcatgcgatcacaatgttctaaacttaatgcttttggacacgattttatatatttttaccgtcgcaatcctacattgttttatatctttacgctgtaataacgtgcatttctgctcgttatcacacccccaaatttaaaacaatgcttgtccttaagcataaactaaagattttctctagaaagtcgaccgcctttttctttcctagatttctcgaggttgccttattcaaatcctatgtaccaaaatctccttaattcctatccaggtctcttcttaaaatatttctaaaatatagggaccacaagtttaaccttcaaaaagactttactagtttccagaacatcacatgatttatttcataatttttttttcaactggggtgtttttaaatgatattttatccttgcgtagtttagatattctttctatgaccttgcgctgatccaagtgcctagccttcattttggcttgcccccacgggtgtcatgcgagcatccaattacgagcaaggcgctctttctcagtctaaactcatgcccatttggcagcggaattgtgatcattttatttatgcgttgatcacgattcctattggcttgccctcacgtgtgtcatgcgggcatccaactacgagtaggatccgatcgcaatgttatgattttgttttttttttgtatagagatctaaaagtagcaaggttgaaaataattaccgcacccccaaatttaaatgcagcattgtcctcattgctaaaaaattgaaagaattcatgcgatgctcttaggagaTTTTGTAAAAGTCGGTTTGAAAGAAAgttggtggaccactaacttctaaaaatatttcatgaattgactcttctcaaattaagttgactctagtgcattgtgatgaaaaatagaggcatgcatttcatcattgaaatcataattggcaaggaAAAacaatgcggtgacttactaaattaaccAATGTTTAATGAGTGcgccgactaaagaggatgcgatgataaaattatcaaagttaaactgagatgcgagagtgcaaaatttggaataaacaaagtcaaggaaagatacaaccccaaaatttgctctgtcgcccgcattatttgtgatcgcatccttctttgcggcgagcCAATTTCTTCGATTGTAGTGGTTGAATGAATAGTCGCGTCTTTCATGTAGTTCCTCCACAATCGTTCACCACGatcgttgcaaagaaaacatcgagagggtcaaataaaagacagagttaacaaaatttttcctCGCCTTTTTTTTTATGCAAAGGATGAAATGATGACTATAAAGAGGTAGAATTAAGTTCATGAATTGAAGGTTTCAAAGGATACTTGACAAaaattgcgtccctgatgaaaTTGAATCGTATGATTGTGCAGGGACTGCCCACTTCTTCTTCAGTTAGAATTCCTCAGGTACATGGAGGTGTTCTCGCAGTGCAAGTCTTCTCCGTGATATATtttgactctttgcccgttgactttgaatgcgttgatcctgtcctcattggataactcaaccactccatgcgggaatacctctCTGATTATAAAGGGTCCGGACCAGCGTGACTTTAATTTACCGGGAAAGAGTCGCAGCCGCCAAATCTGAATAATAAGACCTTTTGTtcgacttggagattcttctcgcataattgtttgtcatgccaacgttttgcaCTCTCGTTGTAGATTTTGGAATTCTCATATGCATGAGTTCTCCATTCATCAAGCTCGACCAACTGAAGTTTCCTTGCTTCCCCTGTGGCCTTTAAGTCAAAATTAAGCTTTTTCACTGCCCACAATGGTTTATGCTCTAGCTCaagtggtaaatgacatgccaTTCCGAACACTagcgcatacggggacatgcctataggtatcttataggcggtcctgtatgcccacaaggcatcatccagcttcattgcccaatcttttcgtgaaggttttaccaccttctttgatatcagcttgatttccctGTTGGACACTTTagcttgaccatttgtttgtggatggtatgcggtggtcattttatggaggatattatattcgAGTAGCAAATTGTTGACGATGTGATTAAAAAAGTGAGAGctttcatcacttattatggcacgtggagtgccaaaacgggtgaaaatatttttccttaagaacttggagactaccGCCACATCACTTGCAACACACGATATCGCTTCTACCTATTTGGAAACGTAGTCGACGGCCAATAAAATGTATTTGTGACAATTTAATGGTCGAAATGGTCtcatgaagtctatgccccagaCGTTGAATAATTCCAATTCTAAGACaatgttcatgggcatcgcatgcttccatgaaatgtttctcGTGCGTTGGCATCGgtcacatttcattgcatagtctcTTGCGTCCTTAAAtaaagttggccaaaaatatCAACTTTGTAGCACCTTTGCTGCTGTGCGTTGGCCTCCAAAGTATCCTCCATATGGCGAGTCATGGCATTGTGATAGTATGCGTTGGTGAGTAGCGTCTGGTACACATAGGCGCAAAATATGGTCTGATCCCCTCTTATAAAGATTTGGCTTGTCCCAAAAATATGTTCTACATTCATGTCTGAGCCCCCTCTTCTAGTGGGCTGTGTAATCCTCAGGGAATTGTTTGCAAACCAGAAAATTGACCACGTCCGCATACCAaggtaattcttcaattttaaatagttgCTCGTCTGGGAAAGTTGTGTTCACCTCTGACTGGTTACGGTCaacttctggattttctaatctggataaATGGTCCGCAACCTGGCTTTCCGCCCCCTTGCGATaaatgatttccatgttgaattcttgaaggaggagaacccatcgaatcaatctcggcttcgcatctttcattgtcatcaaatattttatcgtcGAGTGGTAAGTGTGAATGATTACTTTAGTTCCCAGCAAATAAGCtctgaatttttccaacgcaaatatcaccgcaagcaattctttttctatggtagtgtaatttgtttgagcagggttcaaggttttactcgcatatgcgatggggtgtagcattgttttcttcttttgcactaGCACTGtccccatcgcataaccgcttgCGTCGTACATTAGTTCAAAGGGTTGTGTTCAGTCCggtgcgatcaacacaggtGCAGTTATTAATGAGTTCTTCAATATCTTGAATGAGACATTAGTCATCGAAGTCAAACGTTCTTTTTGCCTCCAGTCGCGCACTCAATGGTCATGCAATCTTTTAAAAGTCTTTCACAAAACGTCGATAAAAGCCAACATATCCTAAGAAGCTCCTGACAaccttcacatttgctggaggtgggagcttttcaatcgcCTCAATCTTCACCTTGTCCACCTCCAGCCCAtccttggagactttgtgcccaagcacaataccttccttcaccatgaagtgacctCTTTCCCCATTTAGCacaaggttcgtctcttcacattttTTCAGTATCTTTTATAGATTGTTGAGACAAACTTCGTATGTGTGCTCATACacgagaagtcgtccataaattCATACAGTATCTTCAAGATctcagaaaagatggccatccTACACTCTGGAAAGTGCTCAGGCACACTGCATAGACGCAGAATGACATGCGTCAAAATGAAAATGTTCCATAGAGGAGGTGAATttggttttctcttgatcttcaggaggcaatcatgatttgattgtagccgacatatccatccaagaagaaGTAATAACATTTCCTGCTAGGCGGTCTAGCATCTGTTGAaaaaaggcaaagggaaatgatcgCTTCTTTGTCTCTGACATTCTGTAGTTTTGGACGATAGTTCATGCAAATCCACCAGCCAGTGACGGTCCTCATCGGTATTAGTTCATTGTTTGCATTTGGGACTATCGCCATCCTTcctttctttggcacacattgcacgaggctgacccacgtgctgtcgGTGATTGGATAGATAATCCCTGTGtccaaccacttgattatcttcttcttcacgacctccttcattgtatggttgagtctgcgttgatgttcgatTGATCCTTTTTGGTTGTCCTCGAGACGTATCCTGTGCATGTAATATGCAaggctgattcctctaatgtctgctAGTGTCCAATCaattgcttttatgtacttttaCAGGATGCTCAACAGCGCACTCTCTTGATCTTCattaagtgcagaggaaattattactggtagcgtttcattctgccccagaaaagcatacttcaggtggtttTGAAGGGTTTTCAGCTCTACTGtcggtggttgttccaaggatggtttttgtgtttttctttcttcattcattgtcagcttttcttctttggttaTTGTTTCTGTGATCACATTGCAGGCTAATATGGATGCGgtcgcatcctcatcttcattttcatcttcagaattttctttttcatctaaaCTGAGTTCATCATCGGACTCAGtgaggtcttcttcttccggATATTTCATGGCTCTGATAATATaaaacctgagcttctttccaTTCATGCTCAGTGTGctctcccttgtacacatcaatctgagcgcgaccagtggataaaaatggtcatcccaggatgatgggtacatccttaTCTGCTTCAtaatccaggatgatgaagtctgccggtaaTACAAATTTGTCAATCGTGACCAGGATAAGGGATTTGTCAGCTAGCTGGAGAGTCACCGTCATGGGTGCCAGCTGCctcacattcagctgcttaaaaatTGAGAggggcatcaagttgatgctggcCCCGAGGTCGCGAAGCGCTTGACCAATGTATAACCCTCCAATTGAGAAGGGTATTGTGAAACTTACAGGGTTGCGCATTTTCAGTGGAGTTATGGATTTAGAACTTTGTGTCAATGCCACCATTGCAAACTTACCAGTACTTCTTTTCTTcgtcaccatgtccttcagaaacttcgcataCTTTGGCATCTGTTCAATCACTTCAATGAAAGGGATGTTGATATGCAAATGTTTCAGCATGTCCATGAAGCGTTGATActacacttcatcatttttcttctttttaagtctCTGGGGAAATGGTGGTAGCTGTATTTTCACGATTCCCTGTTCTTTCGGCTTTGAAGTGGACGCAATCTCCAGTTCCATCGTCTTCTgttcttttgtttcttcttaAGTCAACGGGGTCTGAGGTTCCATCGCAATTGGGGTAGTCTGGCTAGGctccttctttttcttcgcCACTGTCTTTTCgcttcgcaatgtcacaacttgacagTGCTCTTTTCCCGTACTCCTTGGGTTGCGCGAGAGCTCTGTTGAGCTCGACAGTGCCCcggtctacttttgagttcGCCCGTAATCTGTCCTATatgaatttcaagattgcgaatggacgtcgcttgattctgaggcactgtttcattcttttcaatatattgcttcagtaAGTTCTCCAAGGATGAAGATTGCAACGTCTGCGAACTGCTGGCTTGATTTTTCATTTGATCGTTTGTTCACGGGAAAAATCCTTGTGGCCCTTCATTTTTCGCCATtggttgaaattttttttgatttttccacgcgaagttagggtggtttctccaccaaGGGTTGTAAGTATTGGAAAACGGATGATTCTTCACGAAATAGATAGACTATGGGTTCCTCGGACACTCTTCCATTGGATGGCCTTCATCGCAAGTAGCACAACTTACGATCGTTTGGTCGATTGCATTGACCTGCCCCCTATGTGTTCCTGGGCTGCTGATTATGATTCCttgtatcaaattcatcatcacatcatttgattttgcagggatgTGATGGCCCCATTATTTGCGTCGCTATCTTTAATTCTTAGTCTTTGATCGTtttctctccagtcttcatgatttttcgaaatgcgatcaagtatattctAGCCTCGTCGTATGTTTTATCGAGCAGACCTCTAGCTATTACAGCATTGGTAGCCATCTATGATGCAGGGTTtaaaccgtggtagaaaatttccatatgtagacaatctggtaagccattatgcggGCAATCTCTCACCagtcttttaaacctcgcctaTGTGTCACTGAGCGATTTGtcgatatcttgttcaaaattggtaatcaacttcctccttctggcGTTTTCCGTTAAGGGGAAGTACtttttcatgaacttttccactacCTATTCCTAAGAtgtaatctcccctggttcgataGAATAATCCCATTTCCGTGCCTGGTCACACAACAAAAATGGGAATAGGGCTAATCGAACCTCCTCAgcggagatgtttgggaacacaaacgtATTGCATATTTCAACCAAAATTTGGAGGTGGGAGTGCAGATCTTCGCCACGCCTACCGCCAAACTGTTCGGCAGTTTGAATCATCTACGGCATCACCAGtttcatctcgaacctcgaTCCATCAAGAGCTGGCCTCATtattcctggtgagaaattaTAGAGGttgggtgacgcatagtcccggataGGCCTATTGCGGTCGTTTGCCAAGAGGATGGGgttcgccatgatattatttgcatttgctGCTCTTTCTTCTGGTTGCTCCGCCATGTTTGGATCTTTCTCTTGTTTTTATTGGCggctatttcttcttcttcttcggaaagttctctcaatctctaggtcATAATTGGGCTTAGGATtttgtccttcgctcatacgacgCCCGTTTCTTCCCTTACTTAAGAAGAGGTAGTGCACAGAGATGGAGAGtctgtaaagaaaataaaaaagttaccgttagcacaatgtATTACCGTAGtcctcggcaacggcgccaaaaacttgatgcgtggttaatacgatgaaataatggtgtataatgcaatggtggtgtatgcgttgtgcatgcaaggtttcctagaaaaatccaagtataacttctagtaggttgcctggtaagcctagggtcgaacacagggactatggagaTAGTATGCGACGGTGATTTCAGATCCCTTTGtggtgacaaataaaacaatgcgttggttagtatgtttgtttaatgtataaattctATGCGtcagaattgagaaaagagttaataacacgAAAGTTAGAATAAGTATGtgagggaacgggttgagaagggatttagttaacacttcctaagattgcgttcacgttatccgatcatgctacacacatacaacaactAGTCATCTCTTAATGTaaatgctatagctcctagttttagaatgcatgcgatgtatgcgatgatgtctataggacttatgtctaagcctctattcttgtttatgcgatgatggatgacacacacatacacaaggcgaccgcatactaccataacctatttctagggtgcatgcgatgcatattagcaaacagaacttatctctaagtctctatctcttgcttatctGGATTTAATCTTGCTTTcttaagtctagattctaacttagctttctcaagtctaggttctttctttagactctctctcgagtagctctaaaggggtgatgggcgtatgcataagacaagatgatcgcatacaatgaagatcttaggacatgttagctaagtgcttcttaacccattcgaacgtttagttactcatgcgtaatataaagagattgaacagatgtagagatgtaaattctattttataaatgaaatcaagatacagaatgacaatggaaagtaaagatagggagcctggttgcaatttcttgcttccctaggcttttacattgtttttctctactctgcccgaaagaatattcttgctctcacaagagtcggcccgctctttgTTCTCAAAGCTTCCcagcactctctcgagctggcTAGGAATGATCTTCCGGTGTCTTCTCCCTTCTCTCGCCTCCGCCTTTtaagtgtaagaaaactatgaactaaggctaactatcttctgtatggtgaactctctataTGGCTCATCTAGCAATGGAACCGAACTcttttaacgaaggtggccttcgatatttatagagctttagggtgaaaagctttttctctcaaatgatttcactgatgggatgtcattaattcatTTTCTGATGTGCtgattaattgtcaccgaaaagttgagtgtacttgctacaatgtatcgttaacggcttgtcaactaaatttaaattcgaccgtcatcagctttttgttcCATTGTGaattattaagctttcaccttgatgcgccgatTTTATGCGGCCACTTGCTTAAGGAAATCTTCGCGAAcacatatgatcgcatagccttgctgtcacaatctcttaatgcgctcggacgctgaattccttggatcgcaactctgccttgcgccaatgcatttttctgcacaaaatacgtaaattagctgctttaatgcgatagacgcatgcgatcgcaatattccaaacttaatgcttttggacacgattttatatatttttaccgtcacaatcctacattattttatatctttgcgctgtaataacgtgcatttttgcccgttatcatacAACGCCTCCAAATATAGTCTGTGtaatgataacgggcagaaatgcatgttatcatagtactaagttcttaaacaatgctagcttgcattgataaaatatgttagattgcgtccaaaaagcattaagtttattacattacggtcgcatgcgttcatcgtatagaaacagttgatttttgtagtTTTATGTAGattatgcattgacgcaaggcagaaattgcGATTATAGGAagtcattggtcgagcgcagcattatcgcaaggctttgtggtgattgtgtttgcaaacatttgctcaagaatgATTGCCACAACTTGgtaggcgcatctgggtgaaaggtataattaatcatgttgggacagaaagctgatgacagtcgaatccgaattaagttgacagtcgctaatgataacaagtacattcagcttttcggtgacaaatattcggtgcatcagtcagggaattaaagccatcccatctgtgcaatcataagagagaagccgcctttcatcctagaagctctataaatattgaaggcaaccttcaaaaaaggggttcGAAAATTCATAAGTTTGAATCAGTTAGCTCAgcacgtctttgtccatagttttcctttttatttcaaggcaaagcaagagaagagtagtgacgccggagatcgctcagggcaactcaagATAAAACCCTGAGGcatagaagcagagagcgggccgactctcgcaagaGCGAGATTGTCCTTTGAACACGagtaaaaagacagtgtaaaagcctaggAAGCAAGAGGctttttattctattcttgcattgttgttctgtacttcatctttatatttatacaatggaagttcttattctacatctattcactcacttagtacgcatgagtagctaaactagtcaaatgggttgagaagaactaagctaacatgacctaggaagttcattgcttgcgattatcttgtgttatgttgtgccaaatatccctttagagctactcgagagagagtctaaagaaagaacctaagactcgagagagctaggttagaatctagactcgagagagcaagattagaactgcataaacaagagatagggacttaaagataaactctgtttgccaacctgcatcgcaagcatcctagagataggaatgatgttatgtggtcgccttatttgtgtgtttgtcattttttcatcgcataaataagaatagaggcttatgtgtaggtcctatagacttatcgcatatatcgcatgcgttctagcattagaagccgtagtattcgcactgagaggtggtttactgttgtatacatgttgcatgatcacaaagcatgaacgcatcctaagaagtgttagccgaaacttttctcaacccgttcaccgcatactcattgtatcttccgtttatcaactcttttaaaactccgccgcatttatttattttcattaccgcaatcaaCAACCTCAACactattgatttatttcattaccgcaaagttttcctaaaaattaccaccgtaacctgttttcccaagtccctaagttcgaccctagacttaccagaaaattcagtggggtttacacttggattccgttgagaaaacttgagtgctcaatacattttcaccatcgcatttcatccacaattccacatcataaaacatCGCATCATGTAACAcccacatttttttattaatgtaatttcaataatttttattatttgagggcatttttggaattttggacttcaagtgtaattgTGGAAAATTAATGGAtttgacgttgaaattattcaatttgaaaattaatggcaggaattgatttcatttttggaaaagaaaagaagttaataaaataaagtggaataaggaaaagaataaaataaagtttattttatttcctttttagttattattattattattattatttttatttataaaaacaaaattttccttctccttcttcctcaTGCTGCACGCCCTCGTGAAAACCCTCATCGCCGAACCTCCCAGCAGCCGTGCTTTTCGCCGAGCCCAACGCCGAAGAGCAGTCGCCGACCTTGAAGTGCCATTGATCGCCGTTGTTTGGACTCGCCGGATCTGAAGCCAAACGCCAGCGCGTCGCCCTTTCAGCTGATCGTTCCATCCGCGAGCCACAAGCAGTCCTCCAACCACCGTCACGAGTGGTGATGTAAATAGGTGAACGCAATATATGCAATGTATGTCTTAAGTTATGCGTTGGTtctcatgcgtcgatggtcatgcgttgggaTAGAATGTACGTGTTAATcttatatgcaatgaccatgcgtacttgccacaagttttcttgcgctttCACTAAGTATAATGagaacgtaagtttctcggatgatccgagttgaacacagggacttgtagctaaatggtaTGTGGTGATGTGTATGCggcaaataaataaaagaatgttgagggTGATAAGCTAAGCAcaactcctactcctaactaacagattaagtggtgagaatatgaatgagaggtagagacacggaaATTGTTGACgcatagtaaaatgcatggataaatagataaaatgtgaagatgtcttcactgcaacactaagATTGATCGTAAGGGCAACCCCaaccaacgcaagctatgcatggataaatagataaaatgtgaagatgtcttcactgcaacactaagATTGATCGTAAGGGCAACCCCaaccaacgcaagctatgcgattatgctatacacacttgacgtagacgcatgcgatagtgtcgagaagcctatttctaagcctccataacccactcacgtgctctcacacataagcgaGATGGccacataccaccatatcctacttaaagaGTGCATGCGCTGTGTAGTAGCAAACGGAgattattcctaagttccccattctggcttatgtgatccaatctgctctcccgagacttagatttgcattttagactactctcccaagtatgcctaaatgatgaatgatgcactcataagacaaggtaatcgcataaacctggctgacgtaagattattcctatccctagtgaacacttgcttacattgcttaatgcgaccaaccacttaccctcccgggaagttagttgctgctgattttactcatagataagcattgtgtcaacttatagacaagcgttgcaaCAACTTcaaactaagcaaataaggttttctcataaCACTTGCGCAACACACActtcccggtggtttgctacatgcttcatattcttatgccgcatgattaaatat
This window contains:
- the LOC120077055 gene encoding uncharacterized protein LOC120077055, whose protein sequence is MDMLKHLHINIPFIEVIEQMPKYAKFLKDMVTKKRSTGKFAMVALTQSSKSITPLKMRNPVSFTIPFSIGGLYIGQALRDLGASINLMPLSIFKQLNVRQLAPMTVTLQLADKSLILVTIDKFVLPADFIILDYEADKDVPIILG